The bacterium genome has a window encoding:
- a CDS encoding NADH-quinone oxidoreductase subunit I has protein sequence MKRREELTFLEKIYIVEILRGLGVTFTRLTRNFSLHLLHTLGIDVGVKRAASIQYPNERRVYPPRYRGRHRLTLHQDGSVKCTSCFLCATACPAQCIYIEPAEHSDEKIEKFPHRYEIDTLLCIYCGYCVEACPVDAIRMDTGLHPEVYDTDPRLFIEDKEVLMERSREIETKGAERMYEEHMKKMQNMEARPFQ, from the coding sequence ATGAAAAGGCGTGAAGAGCTAACGTTTCTTGAGAAGATTTATATCGTTGAGATTCTCAGAGGACTTGGGGTTACCTTCACCCGACTTACGAGAAATTTCTCCCTTCATCTGCTCCATACACTCGGTATTGATGTTGGGGTTAAGCGGGCGGCCAGTATCCAGTATCCCAATGAGCGCAGGGTGTATCCTCCACGCTATCGGGGGAGGCACCGTCTTACTCTCCACCAAGATGGTTCTGTAAAGTGTACTTCTTGTTTCCTGTGCGCTACCGCGTGCCCGGCGCAGTGTATTTATATTGAGCCAGCAGAGCACTCAGATGAGAAGATTGAAAAATTTCCTCACCGGTATGAGATTGACACCTTGCTGTGCATTTACTGCGGATACTGCGTAGAGGCTTGTCCCGTGGATGCGATTCGAATGGACACTGGACTTCATCCTGAAGTCTACGACACCGACCCGCGGTTGTTTATTGAAGACAAGGAAGTGTTGATGGAGCGGTCTCGAGAGATTGAGACGAAGGGTGCCGAGCGTATGTATGAAGAACACATGAAGAAGATGCAGAACATGGAGGCGCGCCCATTTCAGTAG
- a CDS encoding 16S rRNA (uracil(1498)-N(3))-methyltransferase: protein MAIQSSSTLPQFFVEHPCSVGSCVPLSESDSHHAQHVLRLQEGERVRVVSSSSKAHDCFTGEVFLGTIQRTQDAQIEVCIEEKLLVPPTAQPAVQTLIFGMSKGKKNELVVEKATELGVESVILWQTARSILRLKDSSEVKKREERLHKVAEAAAKQSKRLSIPRVHICTSQDNLLRELQKSSTGPRLCCSLSPNSKTLSQIMPPPVPRMSCIAVGPEGDFTEEEEELLVSIDFSLLRLGNNTLRSETAAIAAIAMIQAICERNQ, encoded by the coding sequence GTGGCCATTCAAAGTAGTTCAACACTACCGCAGTTTTTTGTAGAACATCCCTGTAGTGTCGGGTCGTGCGTACCCTTGAGTGAATCAGATAGTCACCACGCGCAGCACGTCCTACGACTTCAAGAAGGAGAACGGGTAAGAGTTGTCTCCTCGTCAAGTAAAGCACACGATTGTTTCACAGGTGAGGTATTCCTTGGAACGATACAAAGAACACAAGATGCACAGATAGAAGTTTGTATTGAAGAGAAATTACTGGTTCCACCTACAGCTCAACCAGCCGTTCAAACGCTCATCTTTGGAATGAGCAAAGGAAAAAAAAACGAGCTCGTAGTTGAAAAAGCTACAGAGCTTGGAGTTGAGTCCGTAATTCTCTGGCAAACAGCGCGCAGCATTCTACGACTAAAAGACTCAAGTGAGGTAAAAAAGCGGGAAGAACGACTCCATAAAGTAGCAGAAGCGGCCGCAAAACAGTCAAAACGCCTCTCGATTCCTCGTGTCCACATCTGCACCTCTCAAGACAATCTCCTCCGAGAACTTCAGAAGTCTTCAACAGGACCGAGGTTGTGTTGCTCACTATCCCCAAACTCAAAGACCCTATCGCAGATAATGCCACCACCAGTACCTCGAATGAGCTGTATTGCGGTAGGACCAGAAGGTGATTTCACCGAAGAGGAAGAGGAGCTACTCGTGAGCATAGACTTTTCTCTCTTGCGATTAGGCAACAACACTCTCCGGTCTGAGACAGCGGCAATAGCGGCGATTGCAATGATACAAGCTATCTGTGAGAGGAACCAATGA